A genomic stretch from Telmatocola sphagniphila includes:
- a CDS encoding aldo/keto reductase, with product MIETIYKPGTLPHRILGKTGVSVSLICLGGWHIGSLESLEAIRLMHRAIDEGIDFFDNAWDYHMGGSETVMGDALAMDGKRQKVFLMTKNCARDAVGTRQHLEDSLRRLKTDCIDLWQFHECNYDNDAEWLLERGALAEAIKAKKEGKVRFIGFTGHKSPDIHRSVLDIYPDWDCTQFPINVCDHFYRSFEKKFLPVLRERNIGAIGMKSLGGGAGVRGAEFTFNKICDPREARRYALSQDIHSLVVGVDSEKILEQDLAIARDFKPMTEAEMNTLRQQVKAIAGDGRHELFKSTTLHDGPYHREQHGLEKLVATLS from the coding sequence ATGATCGAAACCATTTACAAGCCGGGCACCCTGCCGCATCGCATTCTGGGCAAAACCGGGGTTTCCGTATCCCTCATTTGTCTGGGCGGCTGGCATATCGGTTCTCTCGAATCGCTGGAAGCCATTCGTTTGATGCACCGAGCCATCGATGAGGGGATCGATTTTTTCGATAACGCCTGGGACTACCACATGGGCGGTAGCGAAACCGTCATGGGCGATGCTCTCGCGATGGACGGTAAGCGGCAGAAAGTCTTCCTGATGACCAAAAACTGTGCTCGTGATGCCGTTGGCACCCGGCAACATCTGGAAGACAGCTTGCGCCGGCTGAAGACCGATTGCATCGACCTCTGGCAGTTCCACGAATGCAACTACGACAATGATGCGGAATGGTTGCTGGAGCGAGGCGCCTTGGCGGAAGCGATCAAAGCAAAGAAAGAAGGCAAGGTCCGTTTCATTGGCTTCACCGGGCACAAGTCCCCCGATATTCATCGGAGCGTTTTGGACATCTATCCCGACTGGGATTGCACACAATTCCCCATCAACGTCTGCGATCACTTCTATCGCAGTTTCGAGAAGAAGTTTTTGCCCGTGCTACGCGAGCGCAATATCGGTGCGATCGGAATGAAAAGTTTAGGGGGTGGCGCGGGCGTTCGCGGTGCGGAGTTCACCTTCAATAAAATTTGCGATCCGCGCGAGGCCCGCCGTTATGCCCTCTCGCAGGACATCCATTCTCTGGTGGTGGGTGTCGATTCCGAGAAAATTCTGGAGCAGGATCTGGCGATTGCCCGAGATTTCAAGCCGATGACCGAAGCCGAGATGAATACTCTACGGCAGCAGGTGAAAGCTATTGCGGGAGACGGTCGACACGAGCTATTCAAATCGACTACACTGCACGACGGCCCGTACCATCGTGAGCAGCACGGGCTGGAAAAACTGGTCGCCACATTGAGCTAA
- a CDS encoding DUF1549 domain-containing protein — translation MHNPRCIRWIFLGLTVLLYPAVSSAAESLNSRIDQFITEGYGKFKQEVSPRSDDAEFLRRIYLDLLGRIPSTAEARAFLEDRHPRKRERLIDRLLAKPEHARHLQQVFDVLFLERRADEKVPRAAWEEFLLQSLAANKPYDQLVRELLSTDGADPKTRPAAKFLLERNLEPVLLTRDISRIFLGRNLQCAQCHDHPLVDDYKQEDFYSIQAFYNRAFLYPNAQTATAVIAEKAEGEVSFVSAFDPKKTQKSSPPRVLMGRSFKDPKVEKGKEYKVAPAKDVKPIPAVSRFAKLAPAITGSDNPAFARTAVNRIWAQLMGRGLIHPLDFDHSGNPPSHPQLLEMLAEEFEAKQFDVRWLIREITLSESYQRSSECKSGTLSPDHLDRYLVANLKPLSPEQLAYSTLQATGFTDTVKASLGAEVAEPVLHGKLAPNATPIIRIFAALPGEPQDGFASTLDQTLFVKHNGSVRNLLNAQPNNLLDRCLKMPDNSAATEEIFLAVLTRYPTAAERAAIVHYLTSSKERSVAFSDVIWSLLASNEFRFNH, via the coding sequence ATGCACAACCCAAGGTGCATTCGGTGGATTTTCCTGGGCCTGACCGTACTGCTGTACCCGGCAGTAAGCTCTGCTGCGGAATCTCTCAATAGCCGAATCGACCAGTTTATCACCGAGGGCTACGGGAAATTTAAGCAGGAAGTTTCACCCCGATCCGACGATGCGGAATTCCTGCGAAGAATTTATCTCGATCTGCTTGGCCGTATTCCTTCTACCGCAGAAGCACGCGCGTTCCTGGAGGATCGCCATCCTCGCAAGCGCGAACGCCTGATCGATCGACTCCTGGCGAAACCTGAACATGCCCGGCACCTCCAACAAGTTTTCGATGTGCTGTTTTTGGAGCGTCGAGCCGATGAAAAAGTCCCCCGCGCAGCCTGGGAAGAATTTTTGTTACAATCCTTAGCCGCCAATAAGCCTTACGATCAGTTAGTTCGGGAGTTACTCTCTACCGATGGTGCAGACCCGAAGACGCGTCCGGCCGCGAAGTTTCTGCTTGAACGCAATCTCGAGCCAGTGCTGTTGACACGCGATATCTCCCGAATTTTTCTCGGACGTAATTTGCAATGCGCTCAATGTCACGATCACCCTCTCGTAGATGATTACAAACAGGAAGATTTCTATAGTATTCAGGCCTTCTACAACCGGGCATTTCTCTATCCCAACGCCCAAACTGCAACCGCTGTCATTGCGGAGAAAGCCGAAGGAGAAGTCTCTTTCGTCAGTGCGTTCGATCCCAAAAAGACACAAAAAAGTTCTCCCCCACGAGTTCTGATGGGTCGATCCTTCAAGGATCCCAAAGTGGAGAAAGGGAAAGAATACAAAGTCGCTCCTGCCAAGGATGTGAAGCCGATTCCGGCGGTCAGTCGCTTTGCGAAGCTAGCCCCCGCTATCACGGGATCCGACAATCCAGCCTTCGCACGCACGGCTGTCAATCGGATTTGGGCGCAATTGATGGGCCGCGGTCTGATTCATCCGTTGGACTTCGATCATTCGGGCAATCCTCCCTCGCACCCGCAACTGTTGGAAATGCTGGCAGAAGAATTCGAGGCTAAACAATTCGATGTTCGCTGGCTAATTCGGGAAATCACGCTTAGCGAAAGCTATCAACGCTCGAGTGAGTGCAAATCGGGAACTCTATCTCCCGATCATCTGGATCGATATCTGGTGGCAAACTTAAAACCGCTTTCTCCCGAGCAATTGGCTTACAGCACCTTGCAGGCGACGGGCTTTACGGACACTGTGAAAGCGTCTCTGGGAGCCGAAGTCGCGGAACCTGTATTGCATGGCAAACTGGCCCCTAATGCAACTCCGATCATTAGAATCTTTGCGGCTCTCCCCGGAGAGCCGCAGGATGGTTTTGCCTCCACGCTCGACCAGACCCTGTTTGTCAAGCACAACGGCAGCGTGAGAAATCTTCTGAATGCTCAACCGAACAATCTGCTCGATCGCTGTCTCAAAATGCCGGACAACAGCGCGGCCACGGAAGAAATCTTCCTCGCGGTGCTCACCCGTTATCCGACGGCCGCGGAACGTGCTGCAATTGTTCACTATCTGACCTCCTCAAAAGAACGTTCTGTCGCCTTTTCCGACGTGATTTGGTCCCTGCTGGCCTCCAACGAATTTCGTTTCAACCATTGA
- a CDS encoding DUF1501 domain-containing protein: MRTCTYACESDAHLLNRRGFLGASASGLAGLLGYTNLTTAAAELNKINKRMLVIFLAGGVSQLETWDPKPGTDTGGPFRAIPTSVPGIHVSELLPQTARQMHRMSIVRGVNTAEDEHGRGEIIMLTGRRPEAGIQYPHIGAVTAKLLQPGNAELPGHIHISPSAGSSFNKADAGFLGPQFASVTLGDGKPPADLLRPSGLTHDADASRESLRQMLNDKFAKSRRSAQTDAYASSYEQAAKVVARADVFDASKEDPKVAERYGKHDFGRHMLLARRLLEHGVPFVKVTHSNYDTHHENFDFHIEQLGEFDRPFATLLTDLSERGLLESTLVVVMSEFGRTPRINERYGRDHWSKAWSVALAGAGLKPGSVVGKTNANGTAVTEREVNGGHLFHTYLKALKLKSTANFYPDDRPVPIADPKASSIDEILA, from the coding sequence ATGCGTACCTGCACTTATGCCTGTGAAAGCGATGCCCACTTGCTGAACCGGCGGGGTTTTCTTGGTGCCTCGGCCAGCGGCTTGGCCGGATTATTGGGATATACCAACCTGACCACCGCCGCCGCGGAATTGAACAAAATTAATAAGCGAATGCTGGTTATCTTTCTCGCAGGCGGGGTCAGCCAGTTGGAAACCTGGGATCCCAAACCTGGCACCGACACCGGCGGCCCATTCCGGGCAATTCCAACAAGCGTTCCCGGCATTCACGTCTCCGAATTACTGCCGCAAACCGCCAGGCAGATGCATCGCATGTCGATTGTTCGCGGAGTTAACACCGCCGAAGATGAGCATGGACGAGGCGAGATCATCATGTTGACCGGCCGGCGACCTGAAGCGGGCATTCAATATCCTCACATCGGGGCCGTGACAGCGAAACTGCTGCAACCGGGCAATGCAGAACTGCCGGGCCACATTCATATCAGCCCCAGCGCGGGGAGTTCCTTCAACAAGGCCGATGCCGGTTTTCTCGGGCCGCAGTTCGCTTCGGTGACACTCGGCGATGGCAAACCGCCCGCCGACCTTTTGCGGCCCTCAGGTCTAACCCACGATGCGGATGCTTCTCGCGAATCGCTTCGTCAGATGCTCAACGACAAGTTCGCAAAATCGCGCCGCTCGGCTCAGACCGATGCCTATGCTTCGTCCTACGAACAGGCAGCGAAGGTCGTGGCGCGCGCGGATGTCTTCGATGCTTCCAAAGAAGATCCCAAGGTGGCCGAGCGTTACGGCAAGCACGATTTCGGCCGACATATGCTGCTGGCCCGGCGGCTCCTGGAACATGGCGTGCCTTTTGTGAAGGTGACCCATAGCAATTACGATACTCACCACGAAAATTTCGATTTTCATATCGAACAGTTGGGCGAGTTCGATCGTCCGTTCGCAACGCTGCTGACCGATCTGTCGGAGCGGGGATTGCTCGAATCGACGCTCGTCGTCGTGATGTCCGAATTCGGTCGTACCCCCCGAATCAACGAACGCTACGGACGGGATCATTGGTCGAAAGCCTGGAGCGTAGCTCTCGCCGGCGCGGGCCTCAAACCCGGTTCGGTGGTCGGAAAGACCAACGCTAATGGTACCGCTGTGACGGAACGGGAAGTGAACGGCGGGCACCTGTTCCACACCTATCTGAAAGCATTGAAACTGAAGTCCACCGCTAATTTTTATCCGGATGATCGACCGGTTCCCATCGCCGATCCTAAAGCTTCTTCCATCGACGAGATCCTGGCATGA
- a CDS encoding WD40 repeat domain-containing protein, with translation MIPSLRAVVQQLPKFKFNPHVHLELKYSQPLIACRFDPSGRYLFAASQDNTIQRFDLLSGGVTPLLGHSGWVRAFTFVGQKVNPTPVLPFGYHAVAGGLEVGTEALRTAPPFKLVSVDTYGQMFWWDGNTTDPKPIRRIDAHAGWVRAVATSPDGQTIASVGNDNLVKLWNAADGTAKSTLSGHTSHVYNVAFHPTEKRLVSADLHGIIKDWDLTNGKSVRELDAKILHKYDSGFMVDIGGARGMAFDDRGETLACTGITNVSNAFAGVGNPLVILFNWKHGKATQLKTKEAYQGTGWGVNLHNTGIVIAAGGGGDGRIWFWRPSDASNFQTLVVPTNIRDMAVHPSGKYLAIAGFNGSATVYGLFS, from the coding sequence ATGATTCCCAGTTTACGGGCGGTCGTTCAGCAGCTTCCCAAGTTCAAGTTCAATCCTCACGTGCACTTGGAACTGAAGTATTCCCAGCCGTTGATCGCCTGCCGATTCGATCCCTCAGGCCGGTATCTGTTTGCAGCCTCCCAAGACAATACCATACAACGGTTCGATCTCCTCTCCGGAGGGGTCACGCCGCTTCTGGGCCATAGCGGTTGGGTACGAGCTTTCACTTTTGTGGGTCAAAAAGTGAATCCGACTCCCGTCCTGCCGTTCGGCTATCATGCTGTTGCAGGAGGATTGGAGGTGGGGACCGAGGCACTGCGCACCGCTCCCCCCTTCAAGTTGGTATCCGTGGACACTTACGGACAAATGTTCTGGTGGGATGGGAATACGACCGATCCTAAACCGATCCGACGCATCGATGCACATGCGGGTTGGGTACGTGCGGTCGCCACCAGCCCGGATGGTCAAACCATCGCGAGTGTGGGAAACGACAATCTGGTGAAGCTTTGGAATGCCGCGGATGGTACCGCGAAAAGTACACTTTCGGGGCATACCAGCCATGTTTACAACGTCGCGTTTCATCCCACAGAGAAGCGGTTGGTTTCCGCCGATCTTCATGGAATTATCAAGGATTGGGATCTTACGAATGGCAAGTCGGTACGCGAATTAGATGCGAAGATCCTCCACAAATATGATTCCGGATTCATGGTGGACATCGGCGGGGCTCGTGGTATGGCTTTCGACGATCGAGGGGAAACTCTCGCTTGCACGGGGATTACCAATGTTTCGAATGCGTTCGCCGGAGTCGGCAATCCTCTGGTGATCCTCTTCAACTGGAAGCATGGCAAGGCCACCCAATTGAAGACGAAAGAGGCTTATCAGGGCACCGGGTGGGGTGTGAATCTGCACAATACCGGGATCGTGATTGCCGCAGGCGGGGGAGGCGATGGCCGTATCTGGTTCTGGCGGCCGAGCGACGCGAGCAATTTTCAGACTCTGGTCGTGCCTACCAACATCCGCGATATGGCCGTGCATCCGAGTGGGAAGTACCTGGCAATCGCGGGATTCAACGGATCAGCAACTGTTTATGGATTGTTTTCGTGA
- a CDS encoding DUF4214 domain-containing protein — protein sequence MTPLNFSRKQNQSVRNIKTMLRSRLSCTPLEDRCVPATFLVNSTDNTLDSTITASHMTLMDAISEANATPGSNTVTFDPSLYANGAATIPTELTISGNVTISGPGSGKIVLKAPTGTSSLPANVFNVLEGATVELDGLTLSNGTGANVTTPVQGTTLVGGAINNFGTLTVNDSTFTGNSSGIGGAIYNIGNLTVADSTFNSNQALQGPGGAIYSNYGTVSISNSTFVSNTATNTSTGGSLSSGGAIYSNDTTTSIVNSTITENSATSVNSGQPAVGGGLGFAGGTVSLYNSIVAGNTVSSSASSSSQPGDIDGTLLNSSSNSIVGTDPTSGNLAGGLTSGTNGNIGLQNSTATSGAITADLSQIFGSNTLQNNGGPTDTIALGANSLALGAGSTQVPGYVAVDQTGQTRSSLTPDIGAYQSSPAASQSPLAPVGVPTTFSGIFAPEPSSDGNTAFVKGLYQSLLKRAGDSSGIAAWAADLDAGISRYKVTEAFINSTEYRTDEVTTFYQTLLNRAPDSTGLNYFVGLLQNGDDESDVISQIVSSPEFTSSNSSTQLVNKLYQALLGRPADAGAAGWINALNLGVTSPGAVATGILESAESLNSIIQANFNSFLERAADPNAVNSYSHELQNHRITFGDLQANILASNEFYGDALAHLNS from the coding sequence ATGACCCCCCTCAATTTCTCTCGCAAACAAAATCAATCGGTCCGAAATATCAAAACCATGCTCCGCAGTCGATTGAGCTGCACGCCGCTCGAAGACCGCTGCGTTCCAGCGACTTTTCTGGTGAACTCCACAGACAATACGCTGGATTCGACGATCACGGCCTCGCACATGACCTTGATGGACGCAATCAGTGAGGCCAATGCAACTCCCGGATCGAACACCGTAACTTTCGATCCTTCCCTGTATGCCAACGGTGCGGCCACAATTCCCACGGAATTAACCATCTCAGGAAACGTCACCATCAGCGGTCCGGGTTCTGGGAAAATCGTTCTGAAGGCTCCGACTGGCACCAGTTCCCTGCCGGCTAACGTTTTCAACGTTTTAGAAGGGGCCACAGTGGAACTCGATGGCCTCACCCTAAGCAATGGCACCGGCGCTAACGTCACCACCCCGGTTCAGGGAACGACTCTAGTGGGTGGGGCAATCAATAATTTCGGGACACTGACGGTGAACGACAGCACCTTCACCGGCAACTCCAGCGGCATTGGGGGCGCGATCTACAACATTGGAAATTTGACCGTGGCCGATTCGACCTTCAACAGCAACCAGGCACTGCAAGGTCCCGGTGGAGCGATCTATTCCAACTACGGCACGGTTTCCATTTCCAATTCCACTTTTGTATCGAACACGGCAACGAACACTTCCACTGGCGGTTCGCTCAGCTCGGGTGGAGCGATCTACAGCAACGATACGACGACCAGCATCGTAAACTCGACGATTACTGAAAACAGTGCGACTTCTGTGAATAGCGGACAGCCAGCCGTAGGGGGTGGACTCGGATTCGCCGGGGGCACAGTCTCGCTCTACAACTCTATCGTCGCTGGGAATACGGTGAGCTCCTCTGCGAGTTCCAGTTCCCAACCCGGCGACATCGATGGGACACTCTTGAATAGCAGTTCCAACAGCATTGTCGGTACCGATCCAACGAGCGGTAATCTCGCCGGCGGTCTGACGAGTGGAACAAATGGAAATATTGGTCTGCAAAATTCGACTGCAACCAGCGGCGCGATCACAGCCGATCTCTCCCAGATCTTTGGCAGCAATACACTCCAGAACAATGGCGGACCGACCGATACAATTGCTCTCGGCGCTAATAGTCTGGCTCTAGGTGCGGGCTCCACGCAAGTTCCCGGATACGTGGCTGTCGATCAGACCGGACAGACCCGAAGCTCCCTGACACCCGACATCGGGGCGTACCAATCTTCACCCGCGGCCTCTCAAAGTCCCCTCGCCCCGGTCGGTGTTCCTACCACTTTCAGCGGCATTTTCGCTCCCGAACCCAGTAGTGACGGTAATACGGCATTTGTGAAAGGACTTTATCAGTCACTTTTGAAAAGAGCCGGAGATAGTTCGGGTATCGCGGCCTGGGCCGCCGATTTGGACGCGGGAATTTCTCGTTACAAAGTCACCGAAGCCTTCATTAACTCGACGGAATATCGGACCGATGAAGTCACGACCTTCTATCAAACTCTACTCAATCGCGCTCCCGATAGTACAGGTTTAAATTACTTCGTAGGCCTGCTTCAGAATGGGGACGATGAAAGCGATGTGATTTCGCAGATCGTGTCTTCGCCAGAATTTACCTCTTCCAATTCCAGTACTCAGCTCGTCAATAAACTCTATCAGGCCTTACTGGGACGACCAGCGGACGCCGGGGCGGCGGGTTGGATCAACGCATTGAACCTGGGAGTTACTAGTCCCGGGGCGGTCGCGACAGGAATTTTGGAATCGGCAGAATCTCTCAATTCGATCATTCAGGCCAACTTCAACAGTTTTCTGGAACGCGCTGCCGATCCCAATGCCGTGAACAGTTATTCTCACGAGTTGCAAAACCATCGAATTACCTTTGGCGATCTACAAGCCAATATCCTGGCATCGAATGAATTTTATGGGGACGCACTGGCTCACTTGAACTCCTAG
- a CDS encoding carboxylesterase family protein, producing the protein MNFPPSQYLLLLFSFLALPIGSLAATRAEESPSKEILLQDALVLRPLSRGARSPIHIDPIEYELVNGRWKAPQAGDPVQGPNSKQNWEAVKVKEGRLQHPALQGGYLYWSVNSDNEKVMLLEAAGHSLVYVNGEPRVGDPYSNGILRIPILLRKGNNNFLFAAGRGSLSAKLVPVQSTALLSDRDPTPPDYILGENSALWGGVVVINAGTKVLDADLEVTLNLEKPLRQKLPRIEALSVRKVPFQLPAHAEKLEKPKLTLRLVPSALEEKAIPAPIQFDLQQKNPTELHKRTFISQIDGSVQYYAVQPAKSSENKEGAPGLILTLHGAGVEGMGQAAAYSSIPGVHIVAATNRRPFGFDWEDWGRFDAIEVLELAQKSLKTDPRRTYLTGHSMGGHGTWHVGVTFPDRFAAIAPSAGWVSFASYGGGRRSTETTPMQDLLLRASLPSQTLNLKNNLSQLGVYILHGDADDNVPVDQARTMRKELAEFHPDFVYYERPGAGHWWGNQCVHWPPLIDFLIHHELPDPQTLPKIDFVTASPAISDRYRWVTIEAQIKSFELSSVQLNFDPKEMRIQGNTKNVERLTLDLRSLKAAGKIQIRLDGSKLENLSLPDSKKLTLIRDQQTWKLSEPAGPEIKNPQRSGPFKEAFRNRMVFIYGTKGTSEENAWSFAKARYDAETFWYRGNGSIEVISDSAFDPAKYPDQNVILYGNAETHGCWKSLLGDSPVQVKRGQIAVGKKDASGENLACLFVRPRADSKSASVGVVSGTGLPGLHLTERIPYFSSGVEFPDCTILDTEMLLKGSPGVRMTGFFDNSWSVDKGEFLWK; encoded by the coding sequence ATGAACTTTCCTCCGTCGCAATATTTGCTCCTGCTCTTTTCGTTTCTCGCCTTACCAATTGGATCGTTGGCTGCAACACGAGCGGAGGAATCTCCATCGAAAGAGATCCTCCTCCAGGACGCTCTGGTGCTGCGTCCCCTCAGCCGAGGAGCACGTTCCCCCATCCATATCGATCCAATCGAATACGAATTAGTGAACGGCCGGTGGAAGGCTCCCCAGGCGGGCGATCCCGTTCAAGGCCCCAATTCGAAACAGAACTGGGAAGCTGTCAAGGTAAAGGAAGGTCGACTGCAACACCCCGCATTACAGGGTGGCTATCTCTATTGGAGCGTGAATTCCGATAACGAAAAAGTCATGCTGCTCGAGGCCGCCGGCCATTCCCTGGTTTACGTCAATGGTGAACCGCGAGTCGGCGATCCTTACTCTAACGGCATCTTGCGAATTCCCATTCTGCTAAGAAAAGGGAACAACAATTTTCTTTTTGCGGCCGGTCGAGGGTCTTTGAGCGCCAAACTTGTCCCAGTGCAGAGTACTGCTCTCCTGAGTGATCGCGACCCGACCCCGCCCGACTACATTCTCGGGGAAAATTCAGCTCTTTGGGGCGGAGTTGTCGTCATCAATGCGGGCACGAAAGTGCTCGATGCGGATTTGGAAGTAACTTTGAATTTGGAGAAACCACTTCGACAAAAATTGCCTCGCATCGAAGCTCTCAGCGTTCGGAAAGTGCCTTTTCAGCTGCCTGCCCATGCGGAGAAGCTGGAGAAACCGAAGTTGACTCTGCGTTTAGTCCCCTCTGCACTCGAGGAAAAAGCGATTCCGGCCCCGATCCAGTTCGATCTGCAACAGAAGAACCCCACGGAATTGCATAAGCGGACTTTCATCAGCCAGATTGATGGAAGCGTTCAATACTATGCGGTTCAGCCCGCTAAATCTTCAGAAAATAAAGAAGGCGCACCCGGTTTGATTCTGACTCTACACGGAGCCGGCGTTGAAGGAATGGGTCAGGCAGCGGCTTACTCTTCAATTCCAGGTGTTCATATCGTCGCGGCCACCAATCGCCGCCCGTTCGGTTTTGACTGGGAAGACTGGGGTCGTTTCGATGCCATCGAAGTTTTGGAATTGGCGCAAAAGTCGTTGAAGACCGATCCCAGGAGAACTTACCTCACCGGACATTCCATGGGCGGCCATGGTACCTGGCATGTGGGAGTCACTTTCCCGGACCGTTTTGCCGCGATTGCCCCGAGCGCGGGTTGGGTGAGCTTCGCCTCCTACGGGGGAGGCCGTCGTTCGACGGAAACGACCCCCATGCAAGATCTACTGCTACGAGCCAGCCTCCCAAGTCAGACTCTAAATTTGAAAAACAATCTCTCGCAACTCGGCGTATACATTCTGCACGGCGATGCCGACGACAACGTGCCGGTCGACCAGGCCCGTACTATGCGAAAGGAACTAGCAGAGTTCCATCCCGATTTCGTCTATTACGAACGCCCCGGAGCCGGCCACTGGTGGGGCAATCAATGCGTGCACTGGCCGCCGTTGATCGATTTTCTGATACACCATGAACTGCCCGATCCCCAGACGCTCCCAAAAATTGATTTTGTCACCGCCAGCCCGGCCATCTCGGATCGCTATCGCTGGGTCACCATTGAAGCACAAATCAAATCCTTTGAGCTGAGCTCGGTGCAATTGAATTTTGATCCCAAGGAAATGCGAATCCAAGGAAACACCAAAAATGTCGAACGCTTGACCCTGGATCTCCGCTCTTTGAAGGCCGCAGGCAAAATCCAGATTCGGTTGGACGGTAGCAAACTGGAAAACTTGAGCCTGCCCGACAGCAAAAAATTGACTCTGATCCGCGATCAGCAAACCTGGAAGCTTTCCGAACCAGCTGGTCCGGAAATCAAGAATCCGCAGCGATCTGGCCCATTCAAGGAAGCTTTTCGCAATCGGATGGTGTTCATTTACGGGACGAAAGGAACCTCGGAAGAAAATGCCTGGTCGTTCGCTAAAGCCCGTTATGATGCCGAAACCTTCTGGTATCGAGGAAATGGCTCGATTGAAGTCATCTCGGATTCCGCTTTCGATCCGGCGAAGTATCCCGATCAAAATGTGATTCTCTATGGCAATGCGGAGACGCACGGCTGCTGGAAGTCCTTGCTCGGCGACAGCCCGGTTCAAGTCAAACGCGGCCAGATTGCAGTAGGGAAGAAGGATGCATCGGGAGAGAACCTCGCCTGTCTTTTTGTCCGACCGCGCGCCGATAGCAAATCGGCTTCGGTAGGAGTTGTCAGTGGCACCGGCCTTCCGGGCCTCCATCTCACTGAACGAATACCCTATTTCAGCTCTGGCGTGGAATTCCCCGATTGCACCATCCTGGATACCGAAATGCTACTGAAGGGCTCCCCCGGAGTCCGAATGACCGGTTTCTTTGATAATTCCTGGAGTGTGGACAAGGGGGAATTTCTCTGGAAATAA
- a CDS encoding DUF1559 family PulG-like putative transporter, translating to MVSRLLIATVWLCIPVLLKAEPPDTFKYVGSDCLGFVHIELQEIIKSKPVQMILKIDGRRGQKLEVYDAQFGLGGSGCLRATGVLQSVEAILANERSAPEFFTVMKAVKPIDKAKAFASVKNRDTEDFFETSFEMNAYFPDQMTLIHGIKTILGPIKTGTYPLQKGKMEPFFEEAAKHHIFAAGDLSKLPEFATKRIPQPLSALTRAKSASIAIDIPGDILLKANIACGDEKDAMALSEIAEALRSELVTFIRAEEEDQLKQTKGLAKPIIEELIAGLKRMKIEVQGKNLRMSTTLKSNFFTEEYAEKVVNFVVESASEIQEQNNLKMISLAMLNYESAYGTYPANGFSSKQKPLLSWRVAILPYVEGGNLYNEFHLDEPWDSEHNKKLIPRMPKIFLLPGQKNEGKTHYRVFQQNGSMFENDKGSTIASITDGTSNTMLVCPIKEAVEWTKPDELIFDPKGEVKKQLYFRDGKINACFADASIRKFSDKIKETTLKALITKNGGEVLPADLDK from the coding sequence ATGGTCTCCCGATTATTGATCGCGACTGTCTGGCTGTGCATCCCCGTCCTTTTGAAGGCAGAGCCACCCGATACTTTTAAATATGTGGGGTCCGACTGCCTGGGCTTCGTTCACATTGAACTGCAGGAGATCATCAAAAGTAAACCGGTTCAAATGATCCTAAAAATTGATGGCCGAAGAGGGCAGAAGCTCGAAGTCTACGATGCCCAGTTTGGATTAGGTGGTAGCGGTTGCCTGCGAGCTACCGGAGTATTGCAATCCGTGGAAGCAATATTGGCAAATGAAAGATCTGCCCCGGAATTCTTCACGGTCATGAAAGCAGTCAAACCGATCGACAAAGCAAAAGCGTTTGCTTCCGTCAAAAATCGAGATACCGAGGATTTCTTCGAAACCAGTTTTGAAATGAACGCCTATTTTCCTGACCAGATGACCCTCATTCACGGGATCAAAACCATTCTCGGCCCGATTAAAACTGGCACTTACCCTTTACAAAAAGGGAAGATGGAACCTTTCTTCGAAGAGGCCGCGAAGCACCACATTTTCGCGGCGGGTGATCTCAGTAAGTTGCCCGAGTTCGCAACTAAACGCATTCCCCAACCTCTGTCGGCGTTGACTCGAGCGAAATCGGCGAGCATTGCCATCGACATCCCCGGAGATATTTTGCTGAAGGCGAACATAGCCTGTGGGGATGAAAAAGATGCCATGGCCTTGAGCGAGATTGCTGAGGCCCTACGGTCGGAATTGGTTACTTTCATCCGAGCAGAAGAAGAGGACCAATTGAAGCAAACCAAGGGACTCGCCAAACCGATCATCGAGGAATTAATTGCCGGCCTGAAGAGGATGAAGATCGAGGTTCAAGGCAAAAATCTGCGCATGAGCACCACGCTCAAATCCAATTTTTTCACGGAGGAATACGCGGAGAAGGTCGTGAACTTCGTCGTCGAGAGCGCCTCGGAGATTCAGGAACAAAATAACTTGAAGATGATCTCACTAGCCATGCTCAATTATGAAAGTGCTTATGGCACTTACCCGGCCAATGGGTTCAGTAGCAAACAAAAGCCTCTGTTGAGTTGGCGAGTCGCCATATTGCCTTATGTGGAGGGAGGGAATCTCTACAACGAATTTCATTTGGATGAGCCCTGGGACAGTGAGCACAATAAAAAGCTGATTCCGAGAATGCCGAAGATTTTTCTGTTGCCCGGTCAAAAAAATGAAGGCAAGACGCACTATCGAGTCTTTCAACAAAACGGCAGCATGTTCGAAAATGACAAAGGGAGTACGATTGCCTCCATCACCGATGGAACCTCTAACACGATGTTGGTTTGCCCGATCAAGGAAGCAGTAGAATGGACCAAACCAGACGAGCTGATCTTCGACCCTAAAGGGGAAGTAAAAAAACAGCTCTATTTCCGGGACGGGAAAATTAATGCCTGTTTCGCCGACGCCTCCATTCGAAAATTTTCGGACAAGATTAAGGAGACGACCCTGAAGGCATTAATCACCAAGAATGGAGGAGAGGTATTACCCGCGGATCTCGACAAATAG